One genomic window of Coffea eugenioides isolate CCC68of chromosome 1, Ceug_1.0, whole genome shotgun sequence includes the following:
- the LOC113751241 gene encoding uncharacterized protein LOC113751241 — protein MASALTSRLASVDRTSSFFRVSINFLRNLSTNTSDSASPAVAGASPTKPRRKKKKNLFEVAQFLPNWGIGYHMAKTHWTTVSYQITKINLYKDGRHGKAWGLAYKDGVPADAPKKISGVHKRCWRYIPNSKKTNQSSPDPQVQAA, from the exons ATGGCGAGCGCTCTTACGAGCAGACTAGCTTCAGTCGACCGGACATCCAGCTTCTTTAGAGTCTCCATCAACTTTCTCAGAAACCTGAGCACGAACACCTCAGACTCGGCTTCGCCGGCGGTGGCTGGTGCCAGTCCCACTAAGCCGAGgcggaagaagaagaagaacttgTTCGAGGTGGCTCAGTTTTTACCCAACTGGGGTATCGGCTATCACATGGCTAAAACCCACTGGACCACCGTCTCCTATCAGATCACCAAAATTAATCTGTACAAG GACGGTAGACATGGGAAAGCTTGGGGGCTTGCTTATAAAGACG GTGTGCCTGCTGATGCACCAAAAAAGATAAGTGGGGTTCACAAGCGTTGCTGGAGGTACATTCCAAATTCAAAGAAAACCAATCAAAGTTCTCCTGATCCCCAAGTTCAAGCTGCTTAA
- the LOC113774549 gene encoding uncharacterized protein LOC113774549, with translation MALVLFLVFSLLLQGAFGELICEELPAEMCAFSISSSGKRCLLETYAPTDATTKYQCKTSEVAVNINMNGHVETEECIKACGLQRNVVGISSDTLLDSGFASELCSQDCSENCPNIVDLYNDLALAEGLNLSEMCKALKNSPRRIMAQVRSSGSASGPASSAAAPFAAEALNPASVESLYSAAWAPAPLLN, from the exons ATGGCATTGGTTCTCTTCCTTGTGTTTTCACTTTTGCTACAAGGAGCCTTTG GAGAATTAATATGCGAAGAATTGCCAGCTGAAATGTGCGCATTTTCAATTTCATCCTCGGGGAAGAGATGCTTGTTGGAGACTTATGCACCAACCGATGCAACGACCAAGTACCAGTGCAAGACATCTGAAGTTGCGGTGAACATTAACATGAATGGACACGTCGAGACTGAGGAGTGCATCAAGGCCTGTGGGCTTCAAAGAAACGTTGTTGGGATTTCATCAGATACCCTCCTTGATTCCGGATTCGCATCCGAGCTTTGCTCTCAGGATTGTTCAGAGAACTGCCCCAACATTGTTGATCTTTACAACGATTTGGCTCTGGCGGAAG GCCTGAATTTGTCAGAAATGTGCAAGGCACTGAAAAACAGCCCACGCCGTATCATGGCTCAGGTCCGAAGTTCAGGTTCTGCCTCAGGTCCTGCCTCTTCTGCTGCTGCTCCATTTGCAGCTGAAGCATTGAATCCTGCCTCAGTTGAATCATTATACTCCGCTGCATGGGCTCCTGCTCCCCTGTTAAATTAA
- the LOC113751232 gene encoding tubulin beta-2 chain: MREILHIQGGQCGNQIGAKFWEVVCAEHGIDATGRYQGDSDLQLERVNVYYNEASCGRFVPRAVLMDLEPGTMDSVRSGPHGQIFRPDNFVFGQSGAGNNWAKGHYTEGAELIDSVLDVVRKEAENCDCLQGFQVCHSLGGGTGSGMGTLLISKIREEYPDRMMLTFSVFPSPKVSDTVVEPYNATLSVHQLVENADECMVLDNEALYDICFRTLKLTTPSFGDLNHLISATMSGVTCCLRFPGQLNSDLRKLAVNLIPFPRLHFFMVGFAPLTSRGSQQYRALTVPELTQQMWDAKNMMCAADPRHGRYLTASAMFRGKMSTKEVDEQMLHVQNKNSSYFVEWIPNNVKSTVCDIPPTGLKMASTFIGNSTSIQEMFRRVSEQFTAMFRRKAFLHWYTGEGMDEMEFTEAESNMNDLVSEYQQYQDATADEEGEYEDEEEAYRD; encoded by the exons ATGCGTGAAATTCTTCATATCCAAGGTGGCCAATGTGGCAACCAAATTGGGGCCAAGTTTTGGGAGGTGGTCTGTGCAGAGCATGGCATCGATGCCACAGGAAGGTACCAGGGTGATTCGGACCTTCAACTTGAGAGGGTGAACGTTTACTACAACGAGGCTAGTTGTGGTCGGTTTGTCCCTCGTGCCGTGCTCATGGATCTTGAGCCAGGGACCATGGACAGCGTCAGGTCTGGCCCTCATGGCCAGATCTTTCGCCCTGATAACTTTGTTTTCGGGCAATCAGGGGCTGGAAACAATTGGGCTAAAGGGCATTATACCGAGGGTGCGGAGTTGATTGACTCCGTTCTAGATGTTGTTCGCAAGGAAGCCGAAAATTGTGATTGCTTGCAAG GGTTTCAGGTATGCCATTCGTTGGGTGGAGGGACTGGATCCGGAATGGGGACCCTGTTGATTTCAAAGATTAGAGAGGAGTACCCAGATAGAATGATGCTGACATTTTCTGTTTTCCCCTCCCCAAAAGTCTCAGACACAGTTGTGGAGCCATACAATGCCACCTTGTCTGTTCATCAGCTTGTGGAGAATGCAGATGAATGCATGGTGCTGGATAATGAGGCCTTGTATGATATTTGCTTCCGAACCCTCAAGCTTACAACTCCTAGCT TTGGTGATCTTAATCACCTGATATCTGCAACTATGTCTGGAGTTACATGTTGCCTCAGGTTTCCAGGTCAGCTCAACTCTGACCTCCGGAAACTTGCTGTCAATCTCATTCCATTCCCTCGCCTTCATTTCTTCATGGTGGGATTTGCTCCTCTTACATCTCGAGGGTCTCAACAATACCGGGCACTTACCGTTCCTGAACTAACTCAACAAATGTGGGATGCTAAGAACATGATGTGTGCTGCTGACCCTCGACATGGCCGTTATTTGACGGCATCAGCTATGTTCCGTGGAAAGATGAGCACCAAGGAAGTTGATGAGCAGATGTTACATGTGCAGAATAAAAACTCATCCTACTTTGTTGAATGGATTCCCAACAATGTCAAATCAACAGTTTGTGATATCCCACCTACTGGTCTTAAGATGGCCTCGACATTTATTGGGAATTCAACATCCATTCAAGAAATGTTCCGCCGCGTGAGTGAGCAGTTCACAGCCATGTTTAGGAGGAAGGCTTTCTTGCATTGGTATACCGGGGAGGGAATGGACGAGATGGAGTTCACTGAGGCTGAAAGTAATATGAATGATTTGGTTTCCGAGTATCAACAGTATCAAGATGCAACAGCTGATGAGGAGGGAGAATACGAGGATGAAGAGGAAGCATATCGGGACTGA
- the LOC113763963 gene encoding uncharacterized protein LOC113763963, with the protein MELMIILLAVSLFLQGALGELVCEELPIKMCSFAVASTGKRCSLETYAAKDGKIGLQCRSSEILASDNIHEHIEKDECISACGVSRKTVGISSDYLFQPRHTHKICSPKCQHNCLNIVDLYSNLALAEGLYLPGVCKKALESGSRQEMSEIGSSEIAPSNTSAMVNNNNNNTQAYATAHLNVS; encoded by the exons ATGGAATTGATGATCATCCTCCTCGCAGTTTCTCTTTTCCTACAAGGAGCTCTAG GTGAATTGGTATGCGAGGAACTGCCAATAAAAATGTGCTCATTCGCGGTGGCATCCACCGGAAAGCGATGCTCGTTAGAGACCTATGCAGCCAAGGATGGGAAGATTGGACTGCAGTGCAGGAGTTCTGAAATACTTGCAAGCGACAATATTCATGAACATATTGAGAAGGATGAGTGCATTAGCGCATGCGGGGTTAGTAGGAAAACTGTTGGCATCTCTTCTGACTACCTCTTCCAGCCTCGACACACTCACAAAATTTGCTCACCCAAGTGTCAACACAATTGCCTAAACATTGTTGATCTCTACAGCAATTTGGCTCTTGCAGAAG gATTGTACCTACCAGGAGTGTGCAAGAAGGCATTGGAAAGTGGTTCACGGCAAGAAATGAGTGAGATTGGAAGCTCCGAAATAGCTCCTTCAA ATACTTCTGCAATGGtgaacaacaacaacaacaacaccCAAGCTTATGCAACAGCTCATCTCAATGTATCATGA